Proteins encoded by one window of Gouania willdenowi chromosome 4, fGouWil2.1, whole genome shotgun sequence:
- the ndnf gene encoding protein NDNF, giving the protein MRQCNRWSVVLLALLGLIALGAVAQKLPTRDEGLFQMQIRDKSLFHDSSVIPDGAEISGYIFRDTPKRYYFVVEEDNTPLSVTVTPCDAPLEWKLTLQELPEEASGEASGEPEPLDQQKQQVTVDEGTELFTYKGNDVESYIATSTPSGLYQLELLSTEKDSNFKVYATTTPESDQPYPELPYDPRVDVTALGRTTITLAWKPTPTGFLMGQPVQYCVVINKEHNFKSMCAAEAKMNIDDAFMLAPKPGRDFSPFDFVHFGFVPSDKGFSKDRGLTSNKISRVYTSKPKVADIQKVCIGNKNIFTISDLKPDTQYYFDVFAVNSATNTSTAYVGTFARTKEEARQKTVELKDGKVSDVFIKRKGSKFLRFAPVSSHQRVTLFVHTCLDAVQVQVRRDGKLVLSQNVEGVRQFQLRGKPKAKYLIRLRGSRKGASTLKVLATTRPSSKQPFPSLPEDTRIKAFDKLRTCSSVTVAWLGTQDRNKFCIYRKEVVENFGEEQRRREQNQCAGPETRRKSEKVLCKYFHSPNLQKAVTTETVTGLEPGKTYLLDVYVVGHSGHSVKYQSKLVKTRKYC; this is encoded by the exons ATGAGGCAGTGTAACAGGTGGAGCGTTGTACTACTGGCATTGTTGGGACTGATTGCACTCGGAGCTGTGGCCCAGAAACTCCCAACCAGAGATGAGGGGCTCTTTCAGATGCAGATCAGGGATAAGTCACTATTCCACGACTCCTCTGTCATCCCGGACGGCGCTGAGATCAGCGGATACATTTTCAGGGATACGCCCAAAAG GTACTACTTTGTGGTGGAAGAAGACAACACTCCCCTATCTGTGACTGTGACACCTTGTGATGCTCCTCTGGAATGGAAACTCACTTTGCAGGAGCTGCCAGAAGAGGCCAGTGGGGAGGCATCAG GAGAGCCTGAGCCTCTGGACCAGCAGAAGCAGCAGGTGACAGTAGATGAAGGCACGGAGCTCTTCACCTACAAGGGCAACGATGTGGAGTCTTATATCGCCACCAGCACGCCCTCTGGTCTCTATCAACTGGAGCTGCTGTCCACTGAGAAGGACAGCAACTTTAAGGTGTATGCCACTACCACTCCAGAGTCAGACCAACCCTACCCAGAGCTGCCTTACGACCCCCGAGTGGACGTCACAGCGCTGGGCCGTACCACCATTACATTGGCTTGGAAACCAACCCCAACAGGATTCCTGATGGGACAACCTGTTCAGTACTGTGTCGTGATTAACAAAGAGCACAATTTTAAGAGCATGTGTGCAGCTGAGGCCAAAATGAACATTGATGATGCCTTCATGCTGGCTCCCAAACCCGGCAGGGATTTCAGCCCCTTTGACTTTGTGCACTTTGGCTTTGTTCCCTCTGATAAGGGTTTTAGCAAAGATCGAGGCCTCACAAGTAACAAGATCTCCAGGGTCTACACTAGCAAGCCAAAAGTGGCAGACATTCAGAAGGTTTGCATtggcaataaaaacattttcaccaTTTCCGACCTGAAGCCAGACACTCAATACTATTTTGATGTGTTTGCTGTGAATTCTGCTACCAACACCAGCACAGCTTATGTCGGAACTTTTGCCAGAACAAAAGAGGAAGCTCGTCAGAAGACAGTGGAACTGAAGGACGGCAAAGTATCAGATGTTTTCATAAAGAGAAAGGGCAGCAAGTTTCTTCGCTTCGCTCCAGTCTCTTCCCATCAAAGGGTCACTCTGTTCGTCCATACCTGTCTCGATGCAGTGCAGGTGCAGGTGAGGCGCGATGGGAAGCTGGTGCTCTCCCAGAACGTGGAAGGTGTACGGCAGTTCCAGCTTCGAGGAAAGCCAAAAGCCAAATACTTGATCCGTTTGCGAGGTAGCCGAAAAGGAGCCTCTACCCTGAAGGTGCTGGCTACCACCCGTCCCAGCAGCAAGCAGCCTTTCCCATCGCTCCCCGAGGACACCCGCATCAAGGCCTTTGACAAGCTGCGTACTTGTTCCTCTGTAACTGTGGCCTGGCTCGGCACCCAGGACCGTAACAAGTTCTGTATTTACCGCAAAGAGGTGGTCGAAAATTTTGGAGAAGAGCAGCGGCGCCGGGAACAGAATCAGTGTGCCGGGCCAGAGACCCGCAGGAAGTCAGAAAAGGTCCTGTGCAAGTATTTCCACAGCCCAAACCTGCAGAAAGCTGTAACGACAGAGACCGTCACAGGTCTGGAGCCTGGAAAGACCTACCTGCTAGACGTTTACGTGGTGGGACACAGTGGCCACTCAGTGAAATACCAGAGCAAACTAGTGAAAACGAGGAAATACTGCTAA